From Methanobacterium alcaliphilum, a single genomic window includes:
- the eif1A gene encoding translation initiation factor eIF-1A has protein sequence MSRGYEPQEVRRVRTPRRGEIPAIVEQILGHGKLRVRCTDGKTRLGRIPGKMKKRIWIREGDVVLIKPWQFQSDEKADIVWRYTRTEANWLEKRGYLNL, from the coding sequence TTGAGTAGAGGATATGAACCACAAGAAGTCAGAAGAGTGAGAACCCCACGAAGAGGAGAAATTCCAGCAATTGTTGAACAAATTCTTGGGCATGGTAAATTAAGAGTGCGATGCACAGACGGAAAAACTAGATTAGGGCGAATCCCAGGAAAAATGAAAAAAAGGATCTGGATACGAGAGGGTGACGTGGTACTTATAAAACCATGGCAGTTTCAGAGTGACGAAAAAGCAGATATTGTGTGGAGATACACTCGAACTGAAGCTAACTGGTTAGAAAAAAGAGGTTACTTAAACCTTTAA
- a CDS encoding serine protein kinase RIO, with amino-acid sequence MDPKVSKADAALDKMRAEKRLKSVEDRRVASEVFDKLTLETLYKLANNGYLNILNGAISTGKEANVFKGIHDKGHIVAVKIYRINTSDFKKMQYYIQGDPRFKVRTNNKRQLVNAWVNKEFRNLNRCLEADINVPEPVIAKNNVLLMEFIGDEDGNPAPTLRNQPPEKPEKCFETLINAMKKMYHDAKLVHGDLSGYNILNHNEEPVIIDVSQSVVTDHPISRELLERDIDNIIRDFKKFGVFATHDEIKQKIIEK; translated from the coding sequence ATGGATCCTAAAGTATCTAAAGCAGACGCAGCTCTGGATAAAATGAGAGCTGAAAAACGCCTAAAAAGTGTTGAAGATAGAAGAGTAGCCAGCGAAGTATTTGATAAACTAACACTGGAAACACTCTACAAATTAGCTAATAACGGTTATTTAAATATTTTAAATGGAGCTATTAGTACTGGTAAAGAAGCCAATGTTTTTAAAGGAATCCATGATAAAGGCCATATTGTAGCCGTCAAGATATATCGTATTAACACCTCTGATTTTAAAAAAATGCAGTATTATATTCAGGGCGATCCTAGATTTAAAGTCAGAACAAATAATAAAAGACAGTTAGTCAATGCATGGGTCAACAAAGAATTCAGAAATCTTAACCGTTGTTTAGAAGCAGACATTAATGTTCCTGAGCCAGTAATTGCTAAAAATAATGTTCTTTTAATGGAGTTTATTGGTGATGAAGATGGTAATCCTGCACCCACTTTAAGAAACCAGCCCCCCGAAAAACCTGAAAAATGCTTTGAAACATTGATAAATGCTATGAAAAAAATGTATCATGACGCAAAATTAGTTCATGGAGATCTTTCAGGATACAATATCCTTAACCACAATGAAGAGCCAGTTATTATTGACGTTTCTCAATCAGTGGTCACTGATCACCCTATATCAAGAGAACTTTTAGAAAGAGACATTGATAATATTATTCGTGACTTTAAAAAATTCGGTGTTTTTGCCACCCATGATGAAATAAAGCAAAAAATTATTGAAAAATAG
- a CDS encoding KH domain-containing protein, which translates to MPTTEYLKIPRERVGVLIGKKGETKQHIEKLTQTYLDIDSEAGTVTINPQEEELEDPLSPWKTRNIVKAIGRGFNPEIALRLIDDDVALDIIKLTEYVGKSKKAIARQKGRIIGRDGITRQIIHEMTGVDMSVYGKTVSIIGDLENLLIAKEAVEMILNGSRHKSVYGFLEKKKQEMKMKHFQETINLRE; encoded by the coding sequence ATGCCCACCACAGAATATCTCAAAATTCCACGCGAACGTGTAGGGGTTTTAATTGGAAAGAAAGGAGAAACCAAACAGCACATTGAAAAATTAACTCAAACTTACTTAGACATTGATAGTGAAGCAGGAACTGTGACCATTAACCCTCAAGAAGAAGAACTTGAAGACCCTTTATCACCATGGAAAACTCGAAATATCGTGAAAGCCATTGGTAGAGGATTTAATCCAGAAATCGCTCTTCGTTTAATAGATGATGATGTGGCACTGGACATAATTAAACTCACCGAATATGTGGGAAAATCTAAAAAAGCTATAGCACGTCAAAAAGGACGTATTATTGGAAGAGATGGCATAACCAGACAAATAATTCATGAAATGACTGGTGTAGATATGTCAGTTTATGGGAAAACTGTTTCTATCATTGGTGACCTTGAAAATCTATTAATAGCAAAAGAAGCTGTTGAGATGATTTTAAATGGTTCCCGGCACAAGTCTGTGTATGGTTTCCTTGAAAAGAAAAAACAGGAAATGAAAATGAAACACTTTCAGGAAACTATTAATTTAAGAGAATAG
- the top6B gene encoding DNA topoisomerase VI subunit B — translation MEIQAGELFEEFQELTASEFFRKNKQMLGFSGKIRSLTIVFHELITNSFDAAEEAGILPEIKIDLQRLDKDHYVLRHRDNGPGIPEDFITKVFCTMFAGSKFRNIQSRGQQGLGCSGCVLLSQMTTGKPARIISGYKENGNIKGVQMTLKMDVKKNQGLVLEKKEVEVKETGVCVELHFKDVSYSLSEQGAFEYIRRTMIGNPHSKIIFRDPTGHKYIFNRASDVIPPLPKEVLPHPKGVTADDLIFMAKHTDKRRFRSLLTSSLSRMSIKRVNEIQEITGIDLNKRPKDMKWEEAEQIVELFQKMDFMAPPTSGLIPIGQEQIEKGVVEILNPEFVSATTRKPVTYRGGVAFIIEAGIAYGGDSGRMVGEQRKAEIMRFANRVPLTFDQGSCAITEGLKSIDWKRYGIRDLDNAPITIFVNIVSTQVPYLSTGKQSVAPEPEILHEVRQTTMKVARKLQKYLRAKKAAKEEAMRAKVFDTYVPVIIREAANLAEIEVPDYKPVLEKVTRRAQAELLGEPTDIDDEDEPVDIEEVEDVNE, via the coding sequence TTGGAAATACAAGCCGGAGAACTCTTTGAAGAGTTCCAAGAACTTACAGCATCTGAATTTTTCCGTAAAAACAAACAGATGTTAGGATTTTCTGGTAAGATAAGATCCCTTACCATAGTTTTCCACGAATTAATTACTAACAGTTTTGATGCTGCAGAAGAAGCAGGAATACTTCCTGAAATAAAAATTGACCTTCAGAGATTAGATAAAGATCACTACGTTTTACGTCACCGAGATAATGGGCCAGGAATACCTGAAGATTTCATTACCAAAGTATTCTGTACCATGTTTGCCGGTTCCAAATTTAGAAACATACAATCCCGAGGTCAGCAAGGATTAGGATGCAGTGGATGTGTTTTGTTATCTCAAATGACCACTGGAAAACCTGCCAGAATTATCTCAGGATATAAAGAAAATGGGAATATTAAAGGCGTTCAAATGACCTTGAAAATGGACGTAAAGAAAAATCAAGGTTTAGTTCTAGAGAAAAAAGAAGTTGAGGTTAAAGAAACTGGAGTGTGTGTGGAATTACACTTTAAAGATGTTTCTTATTCCCTCTCAGAACAGGGCGCATTTGAATACATTCGACGAACCATGATTGGAAATCCCCACTCTAAAATCATCTTTAGAGACCCTACAGGACATAAATACATATTTAACAGGGCTTCGGATGTTATTCCACCTCTTCCTAAAGAAGTTTTGCCTCACCCTAAAGGAGTTACTGCAGATGATCTTATTTTCATGGCCAAACATACAGATAAACGCCGATTCAGAAGCTTGCTTACTAGCTCCCTCTCCAGAATGTCAATTAAGCGAGTAAATGAAATTCAGGAAATAACCGGAATCGACCTTAATAAAAGGCCAAAAGATATGAAGTGGGAAGAAGCAGAGCAAATCGTAGAATTATTCCAAAAAATGGACTTTATGGCGCCACCAACTTCCGGACTTATCCCTATTGGTCAAGAGCAGATTGAAAAAGGAGTGGTGGAAATATTAAATCCCGAATTTGTATCAGCCACCACCAGAAAACCTGTAACTTACCGAGGGGGTGTGGCATTCATCATAGAAGCAGGAATTGCCTATGGTGGAGACTCTGGGCGAATGGTTGGAGAACAAAGAAAAGCAGAAATTATGCGTTTTGCAAATCGGGTGCCTTTAACCTTTGATCAGGGAAGTTGTGCTATAACAGAAGGTCTCAAAAGTATTGATTGGAAGAGATATGGTATCCGTGATTTAGACAATGCACCCATAACCATCTTTGTCAATATTGTGTCTACTCAAGTTCCTTACTTATCTACAGGTAAGCAAAGTGTTGCTCCAGAACCTGAAATCTTGCACGAAGTACGGCAAACAACCATGAAAGTTGCCAGAAAGCTTCAAAAATATTTAAGAGCTAAAAAAGCAGCAAAAGAAGAAGCCATGCGTGCCAAAGTATTTGACACTTATGTCCCAGTCATTATAAGAGAAGCAGCTAATCTAGCGGAAATTGAAGTGCCCGACTATAAACCGGTGTTGGAAAAAGTAACCCGTAGAGCGCAGGCCGAATTACTGGGAGAACCAACGGATATCGACGACGAGGACGAACCGGTTGATATCGAAGAAGTAGAAGATGTTAATGAATAA
- a CDS encoding DNA topoisomerase IV subunit A, which translates to MESTNKLDRKEIAINKLKSLGETIIEDVAENKVPDVRVPSRGTSNIVYDDIKRHYVLGDRYGKRSLGNVKQIKKIGQMVYTANFCKDLVAREKTATLRELYYISEGWDVDFGDQQESNIVGEDLEVTLGMTREDLGLMPEEDGASVYGKITLQEGDIEINALRSGKSGYTISPTIDEVEFLEHDVKRVIAVETMGMFHRMVQEKAYDKFDTLIVGLKGQAARATRRFLKRVNEELKLPVYVCNDGDPWGFHIAMVIISGSAKLAHVNHQLATPDAKFLGVTASDIINYELPTDPLKDIDVLRLKELSKDPRYRDEHWQTEIKKMLKIGKKAEQQSFSKYGLEYVVDTYFPEKLESLE; encoded by the coding sequence ATGGAAAGTACCAATAAATTAGATCGGAAAGAAATCGCTATTAACAAGCTTAAAAGTCTGGGAGAAACTATAATTGAAGATGTAGCCGAGAATAAAGTTCCAGACGTGCGAGTACCCTCTAGAGGTACCTCTAACATTGTTTATGACGATATAAAACGCCATTACGTTCTAGGGGACAGATATGGTAAACGTTCCCTGGGTAATGTGAAACAGATTAAAAAAATTGGTCAGATGGTATATACTGCCAATTTCTGTAAGGATTTAGTAGCACGTGAAAAAACAGCTACCCTGAGGGAGCTTTACTATATCTCTGAAGGATGGGACGTGGACTTCGGAGACCAGCAGGAATCCAACATCGTTGGGGAAGATTTAGAAGTAACTCTGGGAATGACCAGGGAGGATTTAGGTTTAATGCCTGAAGAAGACGGTGCATCAGTATATGGAAAAATCACCTTACAAGAAGGAGACATAGAAATTAACGCGCTAAGGTCTGGGAAATCAGGATATACTATTTCACCCACCATTGATGAAGTTGAATTTTTAGAACACGATGTTAAAAGAGTTATAGCTGTGGAAACCATGGGGATGTTCCACAGGATGGTTCAGGAAAAGGCATATGACAAATTTGATACATTGATTGTAGGGCTGAAAGGTCAGGCCGCCCGGGCTACTCGAAGGTTTTTGAAAAGAGTTAATGAAGAATTAAAACTCCCTGTTTATGTTTGTAACGACGGAGACCCATGGGGATTCCACATTGCCATGGTTATTATCTCAGGAAGTGCAAAACTCGCTCATGTAAACCACCAGTTAGCTACACCGGATGCCAAGTTTTTGGGAGTTACTGCCAGTGATATTATCAATTACGAACTTCCAACAGATCCTTTAAAAGACATTGATGTTCTCCGTTTAAAAGAACTGAGTAAAGATCCGCGATACCGGGATGAACACTGGCAAACGGAAATTAAAAAGATGCTTAAAATCGGTAAAAAGGCAGAACAGCAGTCTTTTTCAAAATATGGTTTAGAATATGTTGTAGACACATATTTCCCTGAAAAATTAGAGTCATTGGAATGA
- a CDS encoding phosphorylating glyceraldehyde-3-phosphate dehydrogenase: MKSVAVNGYGTIGKRVADAVSAQDDMKIVGVSKTKPDFEARMAVEKGYDLYISIPEREKLFQDAGIEISGTVDEMLDKTDIVVDCTPEGIGAKNLEIYKKLGIKAIFQGGEKHDNVGLSFNSFANYSDSFGKDYARVVSCNTTGLTRTLKPINDLCGIKKVRAVMVRRGGDPSQINKGPINAVVPNPPTVPSHHGPDLKTVMYGVNINTVALLVPTTLMHQHNLMVELENPVDVDEIKAKLNATPRVLLVKASEGLGSTAELMEYAKELGRSRNDLFEIPVWEESLNVVDGELYYMQAVHQESDVVPENVDAIRAMLEMEEENNKSIAKTNKAMGIL, from the coding sequence ATGAAATCTGTTGCAGTAAATGGATATGGGACAATAGGCAAAAGAGTGGCAGACGCTGTCTCGGCCCAGGATGACATGAAGATCGTTGGAGTAAGCAAAACCAAACCTGACTTTGAAGCAAGAATGGCTGTAGAAAAAGGATACGATCTTTATATTAGCATACCTGAGCGAGAAAAACTTTTCCAGGACGCGGGAATCGAAATTAGCGGTACTGTGGACGAAATGCTTGATAAAACAGATATTGTAGTAGATTGTACCCCAGAAGGTATTGGGGCAAAAAACCTGGAAATTTATAAAAAGCTGGGTATTAAGGCCATCTTCCAAGGTGGGGAAAAGCATGACAATGTGGGATTATCCTTTAATTCATTTGCTAACTACTCAGACTCATTTGGAAAAGATTACGCTAGAGTGGTATCATGTAACACCACCGGGCTCACTCGAACATTAAAACCTATTAATGATCTTTGTGGGATAAAAAAAGTAAGAGCAGTTATGGTACGCCGGGGAGGAGATCCCTCACAGATTAACAAAGGACCTATAAATGCAGTGGTACCCAACCCACCCACAGTTCCTTCTCATCATGGCCCGGACCTTAAAACAGTAATGTATGGAGTTAACATTAACACAGTAGCTTTACTGGTTCCCACCACTTTAATGCACCAGCACAATCTTATGGTGGAACTGGAAAATCCCGTAGATGTAGATGAAATCAAAGCAAAACTCAATGCAACCCCTAGAGTATTGTTAGTTAAAGCTAGCGAAGGATTAGGTTCCACAGCCGAATTAATGGAATATGCAAAAGAATTAGGTAGATCTAGAAACGATTTATTTGAAATACCCGTCTGGGAAGAGTCTTTAAATGTGGTAGATGGTGAGTTATATTATATGCAAGCCGTACACCAGGAATCAGACGTTGTTCCAGAAAATGTAGACGCCATAAGGGCTATGCTAGAAATGGAAGAAGAAAATAATAAGTCCATTGCCAAAACAAATAAGGCCATGGGCATATTATAA
- a CDS encoding TIM barrel protein: MSHKIIFGPAGNPIEYKGKTTQVCSYISKEGLGAYEYQATYGVRIGEKSARELQKNSKDNKIRVSIHAPYYINLSSQDPDVINRSIERLIQSAQAAEWLDAYRIVFHPGFYTKYTPKEAMDVCKNAIRDILEKLGSLGIKKFTFAPETTGKKSQLGNLEEIVEICHSFDHFAPTIDFAHVHARGEGSIQNSDDYQKILDYLESELDIKRLHCHFTRIEYTKAGERKHHTLDEKEYGPPVEPLLETLINAGWNSTIICETPLIDQDALKLKSCYEKLLK, translated from the coding sequence ATGAGTCATAAAATCATATTTGGTCCCGCCGGAAACCCCATCGAATATAAAGGGAAAACAACACAAGTTTGCAGTTATATATCTAAAGAAGGATTAGGTGCTTATGAATACCAGGCCACATATGGCGTTCGTATTGGTGAAAAATCCGCTAGAGAACTTCAAAAAAATTCTAAAGATAATAAAATAAGGGTTTCAATACATGCCCCCTATTACATAAATTTATCATCGCAAGACCCCGATGTGATAAATAGATCCATAGAAAGACTCATACAATCAGCACAAGCCGCAGAATGGTTAGATGCATATAGAATAGTTTTTCACCCGGGTTTTTATACTAAGTATACACCAAAAGAAGCCATGGATGTTTGTAAAAACGCCATAAGGGATATTTTAGAAAAATTAGGGAGTTTAGGGATTAAAAAATTCACTTTCGCGCCAGAAACTACTGGTAAAAAATCACAGCTAGGAAACCTGGAAGAGATAGTTGAAATATGTCACAGTTTTGATCATTTTGCCCCTACTATAGATTTTGCTCATGTCCATGCTCGAGGGGAAGGTTCTATCCAAAATTCAGATGATTATCAAAAAATATTAGATTATCTGGAAAGTGAACTGGATATAAAAAGATTGCACTGTCACTTTACACGTATTGAATATACAAAAGCAGGTGAGCGTAAACATCACACCCTGGACGAAAAAGAGTACGGCCCCCCGGTAGAGCCCCTTCTTGAAACATTGATTAATGCGGGATGGAATTCAACTATTATCTGTGAAACTCCGTTAATAGACCAGGACGCTTTGAAGTTGAAGTCCTGTTATGAAAAATTGTTAAAATAA
- a CDS encoding DNA helicase PriA, with protein MICKICGYSFDESIKSKTCKGCPSHNCKMAKCPNCGYENLPDKNQINFIKILKEKLNMVKCNL; from the coding sequence TTGATTTGTAAAATATGTGGCTATTCCTTTGATGAAAGTATAAAATCTAAAACATGTAAGGGATGCCCATCTCATAACTGTAAAATGGCAAAGTGTCCTAATTGTGGCTATGAAAACTTACCAGATAAAAATCAAATAAATTTTATAAAAATACTTAAAGAAAAATTAAACATGGTCAAATGTAACTTATAA
- the feoB gene encoding ferrous iron transport protein B, giving the protein MEKIRIALAGNPNVGKSTLFNQLTGMRQHVGNWPGKTVEKKEGIFGYDDKEIQVVDLPGNYSLSAYSIEEIVSRDYIVEENPDVVVNIIDASNLERNLYLTIQMMELGANLVLALNMNKFASKKGLSIDAKKLSKLLGIPVVKIEASDETGREDLLKSIKQVYKKPNDVKNRLNYGVELSEHIIELQKIIEADKNLGDAPSKWIAIKLLENDKIVKEKVEKTLNGENILAKSENIQKHLKDVFGEDSDEAIADARYGFIAGLMQESVKKPKIDKITRSDYIDRVVTNKYLGIPIFLFIMWLTFQITFTVGAPFQELVETFFGWLGEAMAGILGTGWFSSLVVDGIIGGVGGVLVFVPLIFLLFLMLSILEDSGYLARAAFVMDKLMHKLVGLHGKSFIPMILGFGCCVPGIMATRTLENEKDRLLTMLIVPFMSCSAKLPVYALFAAAFFSAYQGWVIFSIYLLGMAVAIIMAFIFKKTVFKGMSAPFVMELPPYRRPTVKGTLIHTWERGYLFIKRAGTIIFALSVVIWVLSSLPMGVEYGSQASITGQIGTAMAPVFAPLGFGEWQPSVSLIFGVLAKEVVISTFGTLYGVGEEGGGIIMALHDTFSPLAAYSFMAFVLLYIPCLATIGAIKRETNTWKWPIFTIIYTTVVAWVVSFLIYQGGSLLGFA; this is encoded by the coding sequence ATGGAAAAAATAAGAATTGCCCTTGCCGGTAACCCCAATGTTGGAAAAAGTACCCTTTTCAATCAACTTACAGGCATGCGCCAACATGTGGGTAACTGGCCAGGCAAAACAGTGGAAAAAAAGGAAGGCATATTCGGATATGATGATAAAGAAATACAAGTAGTTGATCTTCCAGGAAATTACAGTCTCAGTGCTTATTCTATTGAAGAAATTGTTTCTAGAGATTACATTGTTGAAGAAAATCCTGATGTTGTTGTTAATATTATTGATGCCTCTAATTTAGAAAGAAACCTGTACTTAACCATTCAAATGATGGAACTAGGTGCTAATTTAGTACTGGCACTGAATATGAATAAATTTGCTTCTAAAAAAGGATTATCTATAGATGCAAAAAAATTATCTAAATTGTTGGGAATACCTGTGGTAAAGATCGAAGCTTCAGACGAAACAGGCCGTGAAGATCTATTAAAATCCATAAAACAGGTTTATAAAAAACCTAACGATGTTAAAAATAGATTGAATTATGGTGTAGAATTATCTGAACACATAATTGAACTTCAAAAAATAATAGAAGCAGATAAAAATTTAGGTGATGCACCTTCAAAATGGATTGCCATAAAACTTCTTGAAAATGATAAAATTGTAAAAGAAAAGGTTGAAAAGACTTTAAATGGCGAAAATATTTTAGCTAAATCCGAAAATATTCAAAAACATCTAAAAGACGTTTTTGGTGAAGATTCTGATGAGGCCATTGCTGATGCAAGATATGGATTTATTGCCGGATTAATGCAAGAATCTGTTAAAAAGCCTAAAATTGATAAAATTACTCGTTCAGATTATATTGATCGTGTTGTAACTAATAAATACTTGGGAATTCCCATATTCTTATTCATAATGTGGTTAACTTTCCAAATCACATTTACGGTTGGAGCTCCCTTCCAGGAATTAGTTGAAACTTTCTTTGGATGGTTGGGTGAGGCCATGGCTGGAATTTTAGGAACAGGATGGTTTTCATCTTTGGTAGTAGATGGGATAATAGGCGGTGTTGGTGGGGTATTAGTATTTGTACCACTCATTTTCCTGTTATTCTTAATGCTGAGCATACTTGAGGATAGTGGTTACCTCGCCAGAGCAGCATTTGTCATGGATAAACTGATGCATAAATTAGTAGGATTACATGGAAAATCATTTATCCCCATGATACTTGGCTTTGGTTGTTGCGTGCCGGGAATAATGGCAACAAGGACTTTAGAAAATGAAAAAGACCGCTTATTGACTATGTTAATCGTTCCTTTCATGTCATGCAGTGCAAAACTGCCCGTATATGCTCTTTTTGCTGCAGCATTTTTCTCAGCTTATCAAGGGTGGGTAATATTCTCCATTTATTTGTTGGGAATGGCAGTCGCCATTATCATGGCATTTATATTTAAGAAAACTGTATTTAAAGGAATGTCAGCACCATTTGTAATGGAACTTCCCCCATATAGGCGACCAACTGTAAAAGGAACTTTAATCCATACTTGGGAAAGGGGATATCTTTTCATTAAAAGAGCAGGTACAATTATTTTCGCTTTATCTGTGGTGATATGGGTGCTGAGTAGTTTACCCATGGGTGTTGAATATGGGTCCCAAGCAAGTATCACGGGACAAATTGGAACTGCTATGGCGCCAGTATTCGCACCTCTTGGATTTGGTGAATGGCAACCTTCAGTGTCTTTAATCTTTGGTGTTTTAGCTAAAGAAGTTGTAATCAGCACCTTCGGGACATTATATGGTGTTGGGGAAGAAGGCGGCGGTATTATAATGGCTCTACATGATACCTTCAGTCCACTTGCAGCTTATTCATTTATGGCATTTGTTCTGTTGTACATACCTTGTCTAGCCACTATTGGAGCTATAAAAAGAGAAACGAACACATGGAAATGGCCTATTTTCACCATAATCTACACTACGGTTGTGGCATGGGTGGTTTCATTCCTTATTTATCAGGGTGGATCTCTATTAGGATTTGCTTAA
- a CDS encoding FeoA family protein, with product MIKKLNELQAGQSGNIVSFKGKSDLKRHLMGLGFVKGAHIELRRVAPLGDPIEIRIKGCSISLRKEEAQNIEVELK from the coding sequence ATGATCAAAAAGTTGAATGAACTCCAAGCAGGACAATCTGGTAATATAGTGTCTTTTAAAGGAAAAAGTGACTTAAAAAGACATTTAATGGGTCTAGGTTTTGTTAAAGGTGCCCATATAGAACTAAGAAGAGTAGCACCTTTGGGAGATCCTATTGAAATCAGAATTAAGGGTTGTTCTATATCTTTGAGAAAAGAAGAAGCCCAAAATATTGAAGTTGAGTTAAAATAA
- a CDS encoding NFYB/HAP3 family transcription factor subunit, whose translation MNDLSYKKIDIPFTPIVKIVKTHANMELSMLSNESVARTNRAAVENLQIFLDDLGHMVAAEASREAAKNGQNIIRAEDMKTAIETVICDLGLA comes from the coding sequence ATGAATGATTTAAGTTACAAAAAAATTGACATTCCTTTTACTCCAATTGTTAAAATTGTAAAAACCCATGCTAACATGGAATTGAGCATGTTAAGTAATGAATCTGTAGCTAGAACTAATCGAGCCGCGGTAGAAAACCTTCAAATATTTTTAGATGATTTGGGTCATATGGTGGCTGCTGAAGCTTCCAGAGAAGCTGCTAAAAATGGACAGAATATTATCCGGGCTGAAGATATGAAAACAGCTATTGAAACAGTGATATGTGATTTGGGATTAGCTTAA
- a CDS encoding AAA family ATPase has protein sequence MKINNITYDSPLNETKIQTNSNDPIKESKVVVLQPIGYPFICNLVETPKIEVFDKELFELYAKEQWEGFTAKEGSFLFDQKLLPDYAFKVIKAHPDESKITKNTSILLIEFQETEELKKIETNVKINDVIGQEQAKIKCKIIMKYLQDPDHFKDWAPRNVLFYGTPGTGKTMLAKSLSNELKVPLYLIKATTLIGDHVGDGARQIHDLFELASKTSPSVIFIDEIDAIGLDRKYQSLRGDVSEVVNALLTEMDGIQQNYGVVTIGATNNPALLDYAIRSRFEEEIEFKLPNEKEREEMIQNHIKSMPLEVKVSWKKLAYLSKGMSGRDIKEKLLKTALHKAISDDRSIVERKDFEYALKNQDKEKNEPKGMFV, from the coding sequence GTGAAAATTAATAATATTACATATGATTCACCCCTTAATGAAACAAAAATACAAACCAATTCTAATGACCCTATAAAAGAATCAAAAGTAGTAGTATTGCAGCCCATAGGTTATCCATTCATTTGTAATTTAGTAGAAACTCCTAAAATAGAAGTTTTCGATAAAGAACTTTTTGAGTTATATGCTAAAGAACAATGGGAAGGATTTACTGCTAAAGAAGGATCTTTTCTCTTTGATCAGAAATTACTACCAGATTACGCATTCAAAGTCATAAAAGCCCATCCTGATGAGTCCAAAATTACTAAAAATACATCCATATTGCTAATTGAATTTCAGGAAACTGAAGAATTAAAAAAAATTGAAACAAATGTAAAAATTAACGACGTGATTGGGCAAGAACAGGCCAAAATTAAATGTAAGATAATCATGAAGTACCTGCAGGATCCAGATCATTTTAAAGATTGGGCCCCTCGTAATGTATTATTTTATGGTACTCCTGGAACCGGGAAAACTATGCTGGCAAAATCTCTATCTAATGAACTAAAAGTTCCTTTATACCTCATAAAGGCCACTACATTGATTGGAGATCATGTTGGAGATGGTGCACGACAAATACATGATTTATTTGAGTTAGCATCTAAAACATCACCATCAGTCATATTTATTGATGAAATCGATGCTATAGGTCTTGATAGGAAATACCAATCTTTAAGAGGAGACGTTTCTGAAGTTGTAAATGCTCTCTTAACTGAAATGGATGGTATTCAACAAAATTATGGTGTAGTGACCATTGGTGCAACCAACAACCCCGCTTTACTAGACTATGCTATTAGGAGCCGGTTTGAAGAAGAAATAGAGTTCAAACTGCCTAATGAAAAAGAAAGAGAAGAAATGATTCAAAACCATATAAAATCCATGCCCTTAGAAGTAAAAGTTTCATGGAAAAAATTGGCTTATTTATCTAAAGGCATGTCTGGAAGAGATATTAAAGAAAAACTTCTAAAAACAGCTTTACATAAAGCGATATCCGACGATAGATCTATTGTGGAGCGAAAAGATTTTGAATATGCTCTTAAAAACCAAGATAAAGAAAAGAACGAACCAAAAGGTATGTTCGTTTAA